The segment GCACGGTGATGCTGTCCGGCGACAACGCGCGCGTGGCGAAGTCCATCGCCGAGCAGGTGGGCATCGACGAGGCGCGCGCGCCGCTGATGCCCGCGGACAAGGTCACCGCCGTCCGGGAGATGGGGCGACAGGGCTCGGTGGCCATGGTGGGCGACGGCGTCAACGACGCGCCCGCGCTCGCGGCGGCGGCGGTGGGCGTGGCCATGGGCGGCGCCGGCTCCGATGCCGCCCTCGAGACTGCGGACGTCGTGCTGATGAGCGACGACCTGTCCCGGCTGCCCTTCGCGCTGACGCTCGCGCGCGGGGCCACGGCGGTGATGAAGCAGAACCTGGTCATCGCCCTGGGCATCAGCGCGGTGCTCGTCATCGCGAGCATCTTCGGCCTCACGAGCATCAGCCACGCGGTGGTGCTGCACGAGGGCAGCACGCTGCTCGTCGTCGCCAATGGCCTGCGACTGCTCGCGTTGCGCCCCAAGGCGCTGGGCTCCATCCCCGCGCACTCCGTGGGCATCGCCCCCGCGCCACCTCAGGCCGCATGACCCGGCGCCGGCCACCCAGGCTGCGCCCTCACTCACGCCTCCAGCGCAGGCCGTGAGGCACCTGGCCCCGCTGAGCCGCAGCTTCAGGTCCGGCTCCTTGACCTCTCCGGTCAGCGTCAACGCCGCGTGGAGGAGCCCCAGCGTCCGCTCCAGGTCACCCTCCGGAGTGGCGGACCAGCGGGGCCTCAGCGCGCGGTGCAGCCCCTCGAGGAGGAGCCGCTTGCCAGGGACACCGGGAGCGCCCGCCTGGGCCAGCAGCTCGACCGCCGCGAGGAGGCCATCGTCGAAGGCCTTGGCCTTGAGCGAGAAGGCCATGAGGGGTGCCCAGCCCCACCCGCCGAGAGCCCCGCCAGCGTCGCCACGGGAGGTCCCGAGGGCTCGCCGTCCCGCGCGCCGACGAGCTCGGGGACCTCCAGCTCGAGGACCTGGGAGACGCGGTCGACCTCGACATCCACCGCGTGCTGCGTCGACGTGAACGAGTAACGGGACATGGCGGACTCAGCCTTCCGGGCGGAGGGGGCGCGTGCCCAGCCTCTCCGCCCGCGTGTGCCTGACCTGGTGACGTACCACCCGGGAGGTATTCACGTCCGCCCCCGGTTTGGAGGAGCCTGGGCTCACCGCGCCGGACCACCGGGGCGGCCAGCCTCACGGGGGAGCCCTCATGCAGCCTGTCACCCTGGCCCTGGCCCTGGCGGGCCTGTTGTTCGCGGGACTCTTCATCCGTTCGGCACTCCAGGCGCGAGCGCTGCGCGCCCGCTTCGCGCCCATCCTCGACGTCGAGGCGGAGCGCCAGCGAATCCTGGCGGAGCTGGAGCGCGCGAAGGCGGAGTCCGCGCAGACGCTCGCGGCCGAGCGCAACCGCCTGTCCACCGAGCTGGCCCGGGAGAAGGACCAGGCCGACGCGGCCCTCCGCCAGGAGCAGCAGCGCGCCGACGCCGAGCTGACCCGGACGCGGGCGCAGGCCGAGACAGCCGTGCGCGAGCTGGAGCAGCGGCGCCAGCAGGCCCGGGAGGACCACGCGTACCTCGAGAAGCGCATCACCACGCTGCGCGAGGAGCTGCGGCCCCTGGAGGAGGAGTCCGTCCTGCGCTCCTACGGCCTCTACAAGCCCATCTACAACCTCTCCTCCTCGGAGAAGTACGAGCAGCGCCTGGAGGCCATCCGCGAACGCCAGAAGCGCATGCTCAAGGACAAGGAGGCCGCCTTCTGCCGCGCGCAGTGGGAGGTCAACGGCAGCAAGGTCGAGGGGAAGAAGCAGACGGACCGCACCCTCAAGCTGATGCTCCGCGCGTTCAACGGCGAGGCCGACGCGTGCGTCGCGAAGGTGACCTACAAGAACATCAAGGCCATGGAGGCGCGCATCGAGAAGGCCGCCGAGGCCATCAGCGCCCTCACCGAAATCCAGCAGTGCTCCATCGCCCTGCCCTACGTGGAGCTGAAGCTCCAGGAGCTGCGGCTCGCCCACGAATACGAGGAGAAGCGCCAGGAGGAGAAGGAGGAGCAGCGCCGCCTCCGCGAGCAGATGCGCGAGGAGGATGCGGCGCAGCGCGAGCTGGAGCGCGCGAAGCTGGAGGCCGAGCGCGAGGCGCAGCGCGACGAGGAGGCGCTTCGCAAGGCCCGGGGCGAGTTGGAGCGCAGCCAGGGCGCCGAGCAGGCCAGGCTGCTCGAGCGCATCGCGGAGCTGGAGCGGCGCGTGGCCGAGGACCAGGAGCGCCAGCGCGCCATCTCCCAGGCCCAGCTCACCCGCACCGGCCACGTCTACGTCATCTCCAACATCGGCTCCTTCGGCGAGGATGTCTTCAAGGTGGGCATGACGCGCAGGCTCGTCCCCCAGGACCGCATCGACGAGCTGGGCGACGCCTCCGTCCCCTTCGAGTTCGACGTCCACGCCATCATCCGCACGTCGGACGCGCCCCGGCTGGAGGCGGAGCTGCACAAGACGTTCGCCAGCAAGCGCGTCAACCGCGTCAACGAGCGCAAGGAGTTCTTCCGCGTGACGCTCGATGAAATCGCCCGCGCCGTCCGCCAGCACCACGGCGACTTCGAGCTGACGCGCATCGCCGAGGCCGCCGAGTACCGCAAATCACTCGCGATGGAGGAGGAGGAGCGCACGACGGTCTCCCGACCCCACCCCCGGCTCTCCATGTCGGTCGACGCACCGCGTCCTCCATGACGTCATGCGCCATGCGGGGGAGGCTCCACGGGAGGACGCCCGCCTGCCATCCCGCCGACCCCGGACATGCTTGAGACGCAAAGGAGTCATGCCCTGCACACGGTGCGAGAACGTCACGCGCGCGGGTACTGGGACGGAAGTGGAAACGTGGCATGTTGCGCACGCGATGGCTGTCAGCGTCTTCGACCTCTTCAAGATTGGCATCGGACCTTCGAGCTCCCACACGGTGGGCCCCATGCGCGCCGCGCGGCAGTTCGTGCTGCGGCTGGCGGAGCGTGGGCTCGTGGAGAAGCTCACCCGGCTGAAAGTGGAGCTGTACGGCTCGCTCGGCGCCACGGGGAAGGGGCACGGCAGCGACAAGGCGGTGGTGCTCGGGCTGCGGGGTGACACGCCCGAGGGCGTGGACGTGGAGTGCATCCCCACCGTCGTGGGTCGCTGGCGCGCCGAGGGGCGCATCAGCCTGTTGGGCCAGAAGGAGCTGGTCTTCCGCGACGGCGAGCACCTGGTGATGCACCGCCGCCGCGCGCTCCCCTACCACCCGAACGGGATGCGCTTCACCGCCTTCGGCGCGGACGGCGTGGAGCTGGACTCGCGCGTCTTCTATTCGGTGGGCGGGGGCTTCGTCGTGGACGAGGAGGCGGTCAGCGGCCAGGACCCGCTGCGCGCCGACACCACGGTGCTGCCCTACCCGTTCCAGTCCGCGGCGACGCTGCTGGAGCTCAGCGAGCGGGAGCGGCTGCCCATCAGCGCGCTGATGATGGCGAACGAGAAGACCTGGCGCTCGGAGGCGGAGATTCGCGCGGGGCTCCTGCGCATCTGGGATGTCATGCAGGCGTGCGTGCGCCGGGGGTGCAGCGCGTCGGGCATCCTCCCGGGCGGGCTCAAGGTGGAGCGCCGCGCGGCGGCGATGTACCAGCGTCTCATCAGCCGTCCGGAGGCGGGGCTCACCAACCCGCTGACCGTGCTGGACTGGGTGAACCTGTACGCGCTCGCGGTCAACGAGGAGAACGCGGCGGGAGGGCGCGTCGTCACGGCGCCCACCAACGGCGCGGCGGGCATCATCCCCGCGGTGCTGCACTACTACTGGCGCTTCTCGCCCGGGGCGAACGAGGACGGCGTGGTGCGCTTCCTGCTCACCGCGGGGGCCATTGGGGTGCTCTACAAGGAGAACGCCTCCATCAGCGGCGCGGAGGTCGGCTGTCAGGGTGAGGTGGGCAGCGCGTGCTCCATGGCCGCGGGCGCGCTCACCGAGGTGCTCGGCGGCACGCCGCTCCAGGTGGAGAACGCGGCGGAGATCGCCATGGAGCACAACCTGGGGCTGACGTGCGACCCCATCGGTGGCCTGGTGCAGGTGCCCTGCATCGAGCGCAACGCCATGGCCAGCGTCAAGGCCATCAACGCCGCGCGCATGGCCCTCTCCGGCGACGGACGGCACTTCGTCAGCCTGGACAAGGTCATCCGGACGATGCGCGACACCGGGCGCGACATGAAGGACAAGTACAAGGAGACCTCGCGCGGCGGCCTCGCGGTCAACGTCCTGGAAGTGGCCAGCCTCAGCGTCGGCCTCCCGGAGTGCTGAGCGCCTCGCGCGGGTGTGCGTAGCCCCATCCGCGGAGGCATGTCCGCGAGCCTCACGCCGCCAGGCCTGTCCGGACGGTCGCCCGGCCTGCACGCTGCCGCGCCAGACGGCCCGCCTCCGACGCGTTCTTGAGCCTTTCCCACCTCTGGCGTCACGCTTGCGATTGCAACCCAATCCGCGCGGCGCAATCCCTCACTCACGAGACACCTCCGCATGACGTCGCTCCGCGCGGCGCGCGAGGAAAGTTCGCGTGAGATGGCAAAGTCGCGGCGTCCTCCGTGTCACGTCGTTGCCGCTGTCATGGAGGGGCAGCAAGATTCCACCGCGCTCGGTGCTCTCGCACCGGGACGCAAGGCCCGGAAGCCGGCACTCCACGTGCCCTTTCGTATGCGGCCCATACCTCGCAGCGCGCCGTCCTCCTGGCCGACCTGTCGTGCCTCACCCCAAGGAGACGTTCGAATGACACCCCCGAAGCCACGACCCGTCGGGCTCCCCCCGCCCGTACGCTCACACGCCGTGCTGCTGTTGTTGTCCGCGTTGCTGGTGCTCCCCGCGAGCGAGGCCTGGGCCCAGCCCACCTTCACCTTGTGGCCCGGCACCGCCACCCCCGCCGTCGCGTCCGTCACCAATGACTCCTCCGCCGTGGAGCTCGGCGTGAAGTTCCGCTCCGACATCGACGGCGACATCGTCGGCATCCGCTTCTACAAGGGCGCCACCAACACCGGCACCCACGTGGGCAGCCTGTGGAGCGCCACCGGCCAGCGGCTCGCCTTCGCCACCTTCACCAACGAGACGGCCACCGGCTGGCAGGAGGTCCTCTTCTCCACGCCCGTCCCCGTCACCGCCAACACCACGTACGTCGCCTCGTACCACGCGCCGGCCGGCGCCTACGCCTTCACCAACGGCGGCCTCATCGCCGCCCAGGACGCCCCGCCGCTGCACGCGCTGGCGGGCGCCAGCAACGGCGGCAACGGCGTCTTCACCTACGGCGCCGCGGGCTCCTTCCCCACCACCGCCTTCGGCAACTCGAACTACTGGGTGGACGTCGTCTTCCGCCCCGCCGCGCCCGTCACCCTGTGGCCCTCCACCGCCACGCCCACCGTCGCGTCCGTCACCAACGACTCCGCCGCCGTGGAGCTGGGCGTGAAGTTCAAGACCAATGTGAGCGGCAACGTGCTGGGCGTGCGCTTCTACAAGGGCGCCAGCAACACCGGCACCCACGTGGGCAGCCTGTGGAGCGCCAATGGCCAGCGGCTCGCCTTCGCCACCTTCACCAACGAGACGGCCACCGGCTGGCAGCAGGTCCTCTTCTCCACGCCCGTCGCCATCGCGCCGGACACCGTCTACACCGCCTCGTACCACGCGCCCGTCGGCGCCTACGCCTTCAACCAGGGCGGGCTCGCCACCGGCCTGGACGCGCCGCCCCTGTTCGCCCTGCCCGGCTCCACCAGCGGCGGCAACGGCGTCTTCACCTACGGCCCCGCGGGCTCCTTCCCCGTCAACAGCTTCGAGAACTCCAACTACTGGGTGGACGTCCTCTTCCAGGCCACCGGCGCGCCGCCGCCCACGCAGCCGCCGGACAACAACTACCGGCTCTTCGCCCCCACCGCCGTGCCCGCCAACACCACCGCCGCCGAATCGGCGCCCGTGGAGCTGGGCGTGAAGTTCCGCTCGGACGTGGACGGCCTCGTCAAGGGCGTGCGCTTCTACAAGGGCAGCGGCAACACGGGGACGCACATCGGCAACCTGTGGAGCGCCACCGGCCAGCCCCTGGCCTCCGCCACCTTCACCAACGAGACGGCGGTCGGCTGGCAGGAGGTGACGTTCGCCTCGCCCGTGGCCATCACCGCCGGGACGACCTATGTCGCGTCGTACTTCGCACCGGCCGGCGGCTACTCGTACAACACCAACGGCCTGGCCAGCGGCGTGGACGCGCCGCCGCTGCACGCCCTGCCCGGCTCCACCGCGAGCGGCAACGGCGTCTTCGCCTACAACACGACGTCCACGTTCCCCAACACCAGCTACCAGAACTCCAACTACTGGGTGGACGTCGTCTTCGAGTCCTACGGCCCGCCGCCCCGCCCGGGGGTCCAGGGCGCCGGCCCCGTGCTCGTGGCCACCGCGCCGGGCAATCCCTTCACGGACTACCTGCGCGAAATCCTCGAGGCCGAGGGCATCGCCGCCTTCGCCACCACCGACGCCGGCAACCTGGGCGTCAGCGTGTCGCTCGACGACTACAAGGTCCTGGTGCTGGGAGAGCAGACGCTGGGCGCCGCCCAGGTCACCCTCATCACCAACTGGGTCAACGCGGGCGGCAGCCTCATCGCCCTGCGCCCCGCCGCCAACCTGGAGTCGCTGCTCGGCCTCAATCCCTCGCAGGGCACGCTGAGCAACGGCTACCTGCTGGTGAACACCACCCAGGCGCCTGGCACCGGCATCACCGCGGAGACGATGCAGTACCACGGCGCCGCCGACAAGCGCACCCTGACCGCGGGCACGCGCGCCGTCGCCACGCTCTACTCGGACGCCACCACCGCCACCACGTTCGCCGCCGTCAGCCAGCGCACCGTGGGCAGCGGCACCGCCACCGCGTTCATGTACGACCTGGCGAAGTCCGTCATCTACACCCGCCAGGGCAACCCCGCGTGGCAGGGGCAGAACCGCGACGGTTCCCCCATCGGCCCGGGGGCGCGCGCCAGCGACATGTTCTACGGCAACGCGTCGTTCGACCCTCAGCCGGACTGGGTCAACCTGAACAAGGTCCAGATTCCCCAGGCCGACGAGCAGCAGCGCCTGCTCGCCAACGTGCTGCACCAGACGAGCACCACGCCGCTGCCGCGGCTGTGGTACTTCCCCCGCTCGCACAAGGCCGTGGTGGTGATGACGGGTGACGGACACCCGGGCGGCGCGTCCACGCAGCGCTGGAACCAGTACCTCTCCGACAGCGCGACCGGCTGCAACGTGGCGGACTGGGAATGCATCCGCGGCACCATCTACGACTACGTGGGCGGGCTGACGGCCACGCAGGCCAGCACCTACGTCTCCCAGGGCTTCGAGTACGCCCTGCACATCAACACCAACTGCGGCGACTACACCGCCAACTCGCTGGACCCGAACTTCTTCACGCCCCAGCTGGCCAACTTCGTCATGGCCTACCCCGCCATCCCGGAGCCCACCACCAACCGCACGCACTGCATCGCGTTCAGCGACTGGTCCACCCAGCCCAAGGTGTCGCGCCTGCACGGCATCCGCCTGGACACCAACTACTACTACTGGCCTGACTACTGGGTGCAGGACCGCCCGGGCCTCTTCACCGGCTCCGGGCTGGCCATGCGCTTCGCGGACCTCGACGGCTCGCCCATCGACGTCTACCAGCTCGCCACGCAGATGACGGACGAGTCCGGCCAGTCGTACCCGCTGCACATCGACACGCTGCTGGCCAACGCGCTCGGCCCCAAGGGGTACTACGGCGCGTTCAACGCCAACATGCACGTGGACTCGCAGCCGTCGGCGGGCTCCGCCGGCTCGGCCGCCATCATCGCGTCCGCCAGGCGCGACGGCGTGCCGGTCATCACCGCGCGGCAGTTGCTCGACTGGGTCGACGCGCGCGAGGCGACGCAGGTCTCCTCCGTGGCCTTCTCCGGCACGGTGCTCACCTTCAACGTGACCAACCCCGCCCGCAACCTGTCGCTCATGGTGCCCACGCGCACCACCACGAACCGCACGCTGACCTCCGTCACGCGCGCCGGCTCCCCCGTGACGACCGTGACGCGCACCATCAAGGGTGTCGACTTCGCCTTCATCGACGGCGCCCAGGCCGGCACGTACACGGCCACCTACAACTGAATCCGAGTCGTCCACCACCCCGCGAACCGGGGTGACGCGAGGGGCCCTTCCAGAGAACCCGGGATGGGCCCCTCGTCGTTTCGGGGGCGAGGAGACCTCAGAGGTGGGACCTGGGACGCAGGGCGTCTTGCGTCGGGTGGTGGACCCGCTCTATATGCGCCGCGGGCCGGACCTCCCGGGCCCACCCCAAGGAACCACACCCCATGCTCAAGAAGATCCTCGGCGGTCTGGCCGCCGTCCTCCTCATCCTGGTCGGCGTCATCGCCATGCAGCCCTCGGAGTACACCGTGCAGCGCACGGCGACGATGCCCGTGCCGAAGGACATCGCGTTCGCGCTGGTGAACGACTTCCACCGGTGGAACGACTGGTCTCCGTGGGCGAAGCTGGACCCGGACATCAAGACCACCTTCGGCGGCGCGCAGGCCGGCGTGGGCGCCACCTACGCCTGGGTGGGCAACGAGAAGGTGGGCGAAGGGAAGATGACCATCCTGGAGAGCAAGCCCGACGAGCTGGTCCGCCTCGAGCTGGAGTTCTTCAAGCCCATGGCGGGTGTCTCGGAGACGCGCATCTCCTTCAAGGCCGTGGAGGGTGGCACGGAGGTGGTCTGGGCGATGAGCGGCGCCAACAACTTCGTGGGCAAGGCCATGTGCCTGGTCATGGACATGGACCAGCTGATTGGAAAGGACTTCGAGGCGGGGCTCGCGAACCTCAAGACGGTGGGCCAGGCCGAGGCCACGAAGCGCGCGGAGGCGGAGGCCGCTCGGGTGGCCGAGGAGAAGGCCGCCGCGGAGAAGGCCACCGCCGAGGCCGCTGCCGCCGCCGGCGCGCAAGGACAGCCCGCGGTCGCGCGGCCCACGCCGTGACGCGCGGCTGACACCGGCATCCCTCGCGAGGTCGACGCCTCCGTGTCGTGGCCCGGGCCACGCGCGGGGGCGTCGCCATTTCGACGTCGCAGTGTCGACCCGACATCCAACGCCCCGCATCGCCTGGCGAGCAGTGAACGCTCCAGGTCGGGTGCCGACAGGCCATCGCCCCACGTCTCTCGCGGCGGCGTACATCGCTCGCGCGCCGAGCACCGGCGCGAGGACCTCCGCCAGGGAGCAGACATGCCGCTGCGCAAGACTCCGTCGCAGAAGAACCCGCCCACCCCCACCAAGACCGAGCAGCTCGAGCGGTACCGGGCCCACCCCGAGGACACGACCCTGACCACGGACCAGGGGATTCCCATCGGGGACACGGACAACTCGCTCAAGGCCGGGGTGCGCGGGCCCACGCTGCTGGAGGACTTCCACTTCCGCGAGAAGGTCATGCGCTTCGACCACGAGCGCATCCCGGAGCGGGTCGTGCACGCGCGCGGCGCGGGCGCCCATGGCTACTTCCAGGTCTACGAGTCGCTGGAGCGCTACACCCAGGCGAGGTTCCTCACGGACCCGTCGGTGCGCACGCCCGTCTTCGTGCGCTTCTCGACGGTGGGCGGCTCGCGCGGCTCCGCGGACACCGTGCGCGACGTGCGCGGCTTCGCCACGAAGTTCTATACGCCCGAGGGCAACTTCGACCTGGTGGGCAACAACATCCCCGTCTTCTTCATCCAGGACGGCATCAAGTTCCCGGACTTCGTGCACTCGGTGAAGCCGGAGCCGCACAACGAGATTCCGCAGGCGTCGTCCGCGCACGACTCGCTGTGGGACTTCGTGTCGCTCGTCCCGGAGACGGCGCACATGGTGATGTGGCTGATGTCCGACCGCGCCATCCCCCTCTCCTTCCGGCACATGGAGGGCTTCGGCGTCCACACCTTCCGGTTGCTGAACGCCAAGGGCAAGGCGACGTTGGTGAAGTTCCATTGGAAGCCGCTGCTCGGCACGCACTCCATGGTGTGGGACGAGGCGCAGAAGGTGTCCGGCAAGGACCCGGACTTCCACCGGCGGGACCTGTGGGACGCCATCGAGAAGGGGAACTTCCCGGAGTGGGAGCTGGGGTTGCAGTTCATCAACGAGGGGGACGAGCTGAAGTACGGCTTCGACCTGCTGGACGCGACGAAGCTCCTGCCGGAGGAGCTGGTGCCGGTACGCAGGGTGGGCAAGCTGGTGTTGGACCGCAACCCGGACAACTTCTTCGCGGAGACGGAGCAGGTGGCGTTCTGCGTGGGCAACGTGGTGCCGGGCATCGACTTCACCAACGACCCGCTGATGCAGGCGCGGCTGTTCTCGTACCTGGACACGCAGCTGACCCGGCTGGGTGGGCCCAACTTCGCGGAGCTGCCCATCAACAAGCCGGTGTGCCCGGTGAGCAACCACCAGCAGGATGGCTTCGGTCGACAGACCATCCCCACCAACCGGGCCAACTACCACCCCAACTCGCTGGGCGGCGGGTGCCCGGTGCTCGCCAATCCCAGGCAGGCCTTCAAGCACTACCAGGAGCGGGTGGACGGCACGATGATTCGGACGCGCAGCGAGTCCTTCGCCGACCACTTCAGCCAGGCGTCGCTGTTCTTCAACAGCATGTCCCAGCCGGAGCGCGAGCACCTCATCGCGGCGGTGGAGTTCGAGGTGAGCAAGGTGGAGCGCCCGGAGATTCGCGAGCGCGTGGTGCACCAGATTCTCGCGAACATCGACCGGGAGATGGCGGTGCGCGTGGCGCGCGCGGTGGGCGTTCCGCCACCCAGGGGAGGCCGGACGACGCCCGCGGCGGTGGGCGGCAAGTCGGGCAAGACGGTGACGTCGTCACCCGCGCTGAGCATGATGAACACACCCCTGAGCTCCATCCACACGCGCAAGGTGGCGGTGCTGGTGGCGGACGGTTTCTCCAACGCGGACCTGTCGCAGGTGCGCAAGGCGCTGGAGAAGGAGGGGGCCATCGTGGAGGTGCTGGGGCCCACGCTCAGCCCGGTCACCAGCGCGGAGGGTGGCAAGGAGACGCCGGCGAAGACCATCCGCTCCACGTCGTCGGTGCTCTACGACGCCGTCTTCGTCCCTGGTGGTGACAGGAGCGTGGCGGCGCTGAAGACGCTGCCGTTCGCGGTGGACTTCGTGCGCGAGGCGTACGTCCATTGCAAGCCGCTCGCACTGGCGGGAGCGGCGGCGGGGCTGCTGGACGCGGCGGCCGTGGGCGCGCCGCCGGCCACGCGGGTGCTCGACGAGACGATGGGCATCGTGCGCACCACGAAGAGCGAGGTGAAGGGCTTCGGCCAGGCGTTCGTGAAGGCCATCGCCGCGCACCGCCACTGGGAGCGGGAGTCGCCGCCTCCGGCGTGAGGTAGGGGATGTGAAGGAGGCCCCGAGGGTGGATGTCTTCGGGGCTCGCCTCACCGGTGGGTGTCGAGGCAGTTGTCGATGCCGGTCTTGGATGCCCCCTGAGCCATGGCAAAGCTGCGCTGA is part of the Myxococcus stipitatus genome and harbors:
- a CDS encoding DUF4041 domain-containing protein encodes the protein MQPVTLALALAGLLFAGLFIRSALQARALRARFAPILDVEAERQRILAELERAKAESAQTLAAERNRLSTELAREKDQADAALRQEQQRADAELTRTRAQAETAVRELEQRRQQAREDHAYLEKRITTLREELRPLEEESVLRSYGLYKPIYNLSSSEKYEQRLEAIRERQKRMLKDKEAAFCRAQWEVNGSKVEGKKQTDRTLKLMLRAFNGEADACVAKVTYKNIKAMEARIEKAAEAISALTEIQQCSIALPYVELKLQELRLAHEYEEKRQEEKEEQRRLREQMREEDAAQRELERAKLEAEREAQRDEEALRKARGELERSQGAEQARLLERIAELERRVAEDQERQRAISQAQLTRTGHVYVISNIGSFGEDVFKVGMTRRLVPQDRIDELGDASVPFEFDVHAIIRTSDAPRLEAELHKTFASKRVNRVNERKEFFRVTLDEIARAVRQHHGDFELTRIAEAAEYRKSLAMEEEERTTVSRPHPRLSMSVDAPRPP
- a CDS encoding L-serine ammonia-lyase, with amino-acid sequence MAVSVFDLFKIGIGPSSSHTVGPMRAARQFVLRLAERGLVEKLTRLKVELYGSLGATGKGHGSDKAVVLGLRGDTPEGVDVECIPTVVGRWRAEGRISLLGQKELVFRDGEHLVMHRRRALPYHPNGMRFTAFGADGVELDSRVFYSVGGGFVVDEEAVSGQDPLRADTTVLPYPFQSAATLLELSERERLPISALMMANEKTWRSEAEIRAGLLRIWDVMQACVRRGCSASGILPGGLKVERRAAAMYQRLISRPEAGLTNPLTVLDWVNLYALAVNEENAAGGRVVTAPTNGAAGIIPAVLHYYWRFSPGANEDGVVRFLLTAGAIGVLYKENASISGAEVGCQGEVGSACSMAAGALTEVLGGTPLQVENAAEIAMEHNLGLTCDPIGGLVQVPCIERNAMASVKAINAARMALSGDGRHFVSLDKVIRTMRDTGRDMKDKYKETSRGGLAVNVLEVASLSVGLPEC
- a CDS encoding DUF4082 domain-containing protein, yielding MTPPKPRPVGLPPPVRSHAVLLLLSALLVLPASEAWAQPTFTLWPGTATPAVASVTNDSSAVELGVKFRSDIDGDIVGIRFYKGATNTGTHVGSLWSATGQRLAFATFTNETATGWQEVLFSTPVPVTANTTYVASYHAPAGAYAFTNGGLIAAQDAPPLHALAGASNGGNGVFTYGAAGSFPTTAFGNSNYWVDVVFRPAAPVTLWPSTATPTVASVTNDSAAVELGVKFKTNVSGNVLGVRFYKGASNTGTHVGSLWSANGQRLAFATFTNETATGWQQVLFSTPVAIAPDTVYTASYHAPVGAYAFNQGGLATGLDAPPLFALPGSTSGGNGVFTYGPAGSFPVNSFENSNYWVDVLFQATGAPPPTQPPDNNYRLFAPTAVPANTTAAESAPVELGVKFRSDVDGLVKGVRFYKGSGNTGTHIGNLWSATGQPLASATFTNETAVGWQEVTFASPVAITAGTTYVASYFAPAGGYSYNTNGLASGVDAPPLHALPGSTASGNGVFAYNTTSTFPNTSYQNSNYWVDVVFESYGPPPRPGVQGAGPVLVATAPGNPFTDYLREILEAEGIAAFATTDAGNLGVSVSLDDYKVLVLGEQTLGAAQVTLITNWVNAGGSLIALRPAANLESLLGLNPSQGTLSNGYLLVNTTQAPGTGITAETMQYHGAADKRTLTAGTRAVATLYSDATTATTFAAVSQRTVGSGTATAFMYDLAKSVIYTRQGNPAWQGQNRDGSPIGPGARASDMFYGNASFDPQPDWVNLNKVQIPQADEQQRLLANVLHQTSTTPLPRLWYFPRSHKAVVVMTGDGHPGGASTQRWNQYLSDSATGCNVADWECIRGTIYDYVGGLTATQASTYVSQGFEYALHINTNCGDYTANSLDPNFFTPQLANFVMAYPAIPEPTTNRTHCIAFSDWSTQPKVSRLHGIRLDTNYYYWPDYWVQDRPGLFTGSGLAMRFADLDGSPIDVYQLATQMTDESGQSYPLHIDTLLANALGPKGYYGAFNANMHVDSQPSAGSAGSAAIIASARRDGVPVITARQLLDWVDAREATQVSSVAFSGTVLTFNVTNPARNLSLMVPTRTTTNRTLTSVTRAGSPVTTVTRTIKGVDFAFIDGAQAGTYTATYN
- a CDS encoding SRPBCC family protein encodes the protein MLKKILGGLAAVLLILVGVIAMQPSEYTVQRTATMPVPKDIAFALVNDFHRWNDWSPWAKLDPDIKTTFGGAQAGVGATYAWVGNEKVGEGKMTILESKPDELVRLELEFFKPMAGVSETRISFKAVEGGTEVVWAMSGANNFVGKAMCLVMDMDQLIGKDFEAGLANLKTVGQAEATKRAEAEAARVAEEKAAAEKATAEAAAAAGAQGQPAVARPTP
- a CDS encoding catalase, coding for MPLRKTPSQKNPPTPTKTEQLERYRAHPEDTTLTTDQGIPIGDTDNSLKAGVRGPTLLEDFHFREKVMRFDHERIPERVVHARGAGAHGYFQVYESLERYTQARFLTDPSVRTPVFVRFSTVGGSRGSADTVRDVRGFATKFYTPEGNFDLVGNNIPVFFIQDGIKFPDFVHSVKPEPHNEIPQASSAHDSLWDFVSLVPETAHMVMWLMSDRAIPLSFRHMEGFGVHTFRLLNAKGKATLVKFHWKPLLGTHSMVWDEAQKVSGKDPDFHRRDLWDAIEKGNFPEWELGLQFINEGDELKYGFDLLDATKLLPEELVPVRRVGKLVLDRNPDNFFAETEQVAFCVGNVVPGIDFTNDPLMQARLFSYLDTQLTRLGGPNFAELPINKPVCPVSNHQQDGFGRQTIPTNRANYHPNSLGGGCPVLANPRQAFKHYQERVDGTMIRTRSESFADHFSQASLFFNSMSQPEREHLIAAVEFEVSKVERPEIRERVVHQILANIDREMAVRVARAVGVPPPRGGRTTPAAVGGKSGKTVTSSPALSMMNTPLSSIHTRKVAVLVADGFSNADLSQVRKALEKEGAIVEVLGPTLSPVTSAEGGKETPAKTIRSTSSVLYDAVFVPGGDRSVAALKTLPFAVDFVREAYVHCKPLALAGAAAGLLDAAAVGAPPATRVLDETMGIVRTTKSEVKGFGQAFVKAIAAHRHWERESPPPA